GTCGATCCCGGCGACGAGGTGCTCATCGCAGACCCCTCCTACCCCTGCAACCGGCAGATCGCCGAGAGCTTCGGCGCCCAGGTCACACTCGTCCCCACCACCGCCGAAACCCGATTCCAGCTGGATGCTCGATCGGTTCGCTCACACTGGACGAACCGCACCCGCGGGATCATGATCGCCACCCCCTCGAACCCGACGGGCACCTCGGTCCCGGCCGACGAACTCGCGGCGATCTGCGACCTTGCACGCGAGCGCGACGCGTGGCGCATCGTCGACGAGATCTACCTCAACCTCGGCGACCACGACGCCCAAGACCGGCCTCCGCGCAGCGCGCTGTCGTACGACCCCGACGCCGTCGTCATCAACAGCTTCTCGAAGTACTTCGGCATGACCGGCTGGCGCCTGGGCTGGTGCATCGTGCCGGAGACGCTCGTACCGGCGATGGAACGCCTGGCGCAGAACTACTTCCTGTGCGCGCCCGCTCCCGCCCAGCACGCCGCCCTGTCCTGCTTCACCGCCGACTCCCTCGCCGTCTGCGAGGCCCGCCGCGCCGAGTTCGCCGAGCGGCGCGCGCTGGTCCTCGACGGCCTGGCACGCATCGGATTGCCGGTCCCCGTACCGCCCGACGGCGCCTTCTACATCTACTTCGACGTCAGCGGCACCGGACTCACCTCGTGGCAGTTCTGCGAACGGGCGCTCCAGGAGGCCCACGTCGCCCTTACCCCGGGTAGGGACTTCGGCATCCACACGGCGGACAGCCACGTACGGCTGTCGTACGCGGCGTCGGCCGACGAGCTCCGCGAGGGCATCGCCCGGCTCGGGAAGTTCATGGCCACGCTTCAGTAGGACGACCGGTCAGCCGTCCTATTCACCATTCACCACTCACCGCCGCGTCGAGGAGGGGAGTGAGTTCCCGGGCCACGGTCGTCAGCGGGCGTACGTCCCGCTCGGCCCGGGACATGAGGATCGCCCCCTCCAGGGCGCTGATCATGAGTGTGGCCAGCCCACCGGCCCGCTCCTCGGGCACCCCCATGTCCGCCAGGGCCCCGGCCACCGGTCCGGTCCAGGCGGCGAACGCGGCGGCCGCGGCCTCCCGCGTGGACGCGGTGGACTCCGCGCAGTCCACCGTGGCGGCGGCCACGGGACAGCCGCCCGCGAAGCCGGCGCTCTGGTACTCGTCGGTCCACTGGCGCACCATTTCGGCGAACAGCCCGCTGGGCGTCGGCTCGGGCAGCGCGGCCAGGAAGCGGGCGACACGGTTGCCCGCGTACCGGCCCGCCCAGCCCACAGCCTCGTTGACCAGCTGCTCCTTGCCGCCTGGAAAGTAGTGCTGGAGCGAACCGCGCGGCGCGTCGGCGTGGGCCGCCACCTCCCGCATACCGGTGGAGGCGACCCCGTCTCGCCGGATCAGCTGGGCCGCGCTGAAGACCATCCGCTCGCGCGGCCCCCGTTCGACCACCGCCATTTTCGACCTCCACCGACCATGTCCCGGCTGTTCCGGAACCCACCCTATGACCACCGTCATAGAGCCGGCTACTATGACCGCTGTCATAGTCAGTGGTGATGGCGGCGACGGCTCGCTCTCCGCGTGAACCGGAAAAGGCGGTGCATCGTGTACGTCGGTTTCGTCGGCCTCGGAGTCATGGGGCAGCCCATGGCCCTCAACCTCGCCCGTGCCGGGACGCCGCTGGTCGTGTGGAACCGCACCCCCGGCCGGTGCGAACCCCTGCGCGCCGCCGGGGCCGAGGTCGCGGCGAGCGCCGCCGAGGTCTTCGACCGGACCGAGACCGTGATCCTCATGCTGGCCGACGAGGCCGCGATCGACGTGGTCCTGAGGCGCGGCACCCGGGACTTCGCCGCACGCGTCACCGGGCACACCGTCGTTCACATGGGTACGACTTCAGCCGAGTACTCGGGCAACCTGCAGGACGACATCCGGGCTGCGGGCGGGCGCTATGTCGAGTCCCCAGTCTCCGGATCCCGCGTCCCGGCCGAGCAGGGCGAGCTGGTGGGCATGCTGGCTGGTGACGACGATGCCGTGGAAGCCGTACGGCCCTTGCTGGCCCCCATGTGCCGAGAGACGTTCGACTGCGGCGCGGTGCCGGGCGCGCTGCTGATGAAGTTCTCGGTGAACCTGTTCCTGATCACGATGGTGACCGGGCTGACCGAGGCGTTCCACTTCGCCGACCGGCACGGACTGGACCAGCGCCTGCTCCGGGACGTCCTGGACGCGGGCCCCATGGCCAGCGCCGTCTCCCGCGTCAAGGGGTCCAAGCTGCTGACCCGCGACTTCACCGTCCAGGCAGCCGCCGCGGACGTCCTCAAGAACAACCGCCTGATCGCGGAGGCCGCCCGCAAGGCCGACCTGGCCTCCCCGCTCCTCGACGTCTGCCACACCCTCTACGGCGAGACCGTCGAACAGGGCCACGGCGGCGAGGACATGGTGGCCGTTCTGCGCGCCCTGGAGGCCCGGGCCGACGGCACTCCCGTACCCGTCCGTCTGGAGGAACGAGCATGAGTTGGACGATCGAGCGGCGCGGCCGCGTCGCCGTCGTGACCATGACGACCAACCCGGTCAACGCGCAGAACCGTGCCTTCTTCGCCGACCTGCACGACGCCTTCGACCGGCTCGAACGCGACCACGCCGACTCCCCAGTCGTCCTGACCGGCACCGGCTCCCGCTTCTCCGCCGGCCTCGACCTGGGCGAGCACTTCCCGCTCATCGCGGGCGACCCGGAGGCCGTCGCGTCCTGGTTCCAGGACTACCGGGCCACGAACATGCGGCTGTTCACCTACCCCCGCCCGACCGTCGCCGCGGTCAACGGACACGCCTTCGCCGGAGGACTGATACCGCCGCCGTGTGTGACTACCGCGTCGCCGTCGCCGCGGGGGCACGCTTCGGCCTGAACGAGGTGCCGATCGGCATCCCGATGCCCGCGGTGTACGTCCGGATGCTCGCCCACGCCTGGGGCGAACCGGTCGCATCCCGCGTATGCCTGCTCGGGGAGATCTTCACCCCGGCCCAGGCCCACACCCTGGGCATGGT
This genomic window from Streptomyces sp. DG2A-72 contains:
- a CDS encoding pyridoxal phosphate-dependent aminotransferase translates to MSNTMSHIRISQRAQAVAPFYAMEFGRQAAALEAQGHHVVKLSIGEPDFGAPPAVRNAMREAMDGRPMPYTAALGLPALRQAIARFYDDQHGVEIDPARVVVTAGASAALVLATAALVDPGDEVLIADPSYPCNRQIAESFGAQVTLVPTTAETRFQLDARSVRSHWTNRTRGIMIATPSNPTGTSVPADELAAICDLARERDAWRIVDEIYLNLGDHDAQDRPPRSALSYDPDAVVINSFSKYFGMTGWRLGWCIVPETLVPAMERLAQNYFLCAPAPAQHAALSCFTADSLAVCEARRAEFAERRALVLDGLARIGLPVPVPPDGAFYIYFDVSGTGLTSWQFCERALQEAHVALTPGRDFGIHTADSHVRLSYAASADELREGIARLGKFMATLQ
- a CDS encoding TetR/AcrR family transcriptional regulator, producing the protein MAVVERGPRERMVFSAAQLIRRDGVASTGMREVAAHADAPRGSLQHYFPGGKEQLVNEAVGWAGRYAGNRVARFLAALPEPTPSGLFAEMVRQWTDEYQSAGFAGGCPVAAATVDCAESTASTREAAAAAFAAWTGPVAGALADMGVPEERAGGLATLMISALEGAILMSRAERDVRPLTTVARELTPLLDAAVSGEW
- a CDS encoding NAD(P)-dependent oxidoreductase; its protein translation is MYVGFVGLGVMGQPMALNLARAGTPLVVWNRTPGRCEPLRAAGAEVAASAAEVFDRTETVILMLADEAAIDVVLRRGTRDFAARVTGHTVVHMGTTSAEYSGNLQDDIRAAGGRYVESPVSGSRVPAEQGELVGMLAGDDDAVEAVRPLLAPMCRETFDCGAVPGALLMKFSVNLFLITMVTGLTEAFHFADRHGLDQRLLRDVLDAGPMASAVSRVKGSKLLTRDFTVQAAAADVLKNNRLIAEAARKADLASPLLDVCHTLYGETVEQGHGGEDMVAVLRALEARADGTPVPVRLEERA
- a CDS encoding enoyl-CoA hydratase/isomerase family protein, encoding MSWTIERRGRVAVVTMTTNPVNAQNRAFFADLHDAFDRLERDHADSPVVLTGTGSRFSAGLDLGEHFPLIAGDPEAVASWFQDYRATNMRLFTYPRPTVAAVNGHAFAGGLIPPPCVTTASPSPRGHASA